GTGGTATTTGTTTATATGAGATAAAGGGTTTCAttggatgtttttaatattctttaacATGTAGTTTTAATGTGAACATAGTCTCAAAGCATTTGGGCTAGTTTTAAAACTATAGCAATTTTCTTTTGGGAACATAAATCTATCAAGGGGAAATTTGAGTCAGCTGCAAtacatgatttttaataaattatagaaaaattattttgttctgAATCTTTTATGGCACGTACTACACATATAAGAGTTTATCcctatttaatttcaagttaATCATATAACTTTGCATGGACcaaacaatttttacaaaagggTTGATTTGTTATGTAGTGAATCTGAAAGTATGACGAGTATGTTgggattttgtgaaatttactTGAAACCTTTGTTGAGTGGGTTGGCTTGTAAATTCTTGTGTGATGGTGATGTGGCACTCGGCGGTTAGCAGCAGTGATGGAGATTTGGCAATGGTGTGCTGGAGAAAGATCAAGGGTAAGACAGTAAAAGAGAGAGCTTGTTTCTTTCTGAAACTTGGACCAATTGAAGACAAAAGAATAGAGAAGGGAAAGGCAAAAGTGAATCACGTGGATCGCCAGGGTGTCTTAATGAGGTGTCAAATTTATAAACGATAGATTGAATTGACGGTCTAAATAGAATTGCACACCGTGCAATACCCTAGGTATTACACGGGATTTCAATCCCTATAGGTTTGTTCAATTGACGAGGTTATTGCTATTTGAAATGGTATCATTGACATCCATTGAAATTTCCATAGCCTCTATTGCTCTTGCACAACCATGTTGAGGAGCTTATGCTTACCAACAACGCAAGGCAGCTCTTCTACCCCCAAAAATCTTCCGTTATTGGGCATACAAGTTACGAAGTTCCCTTTGAAATgttaaaagagtttttttttgttgagaatgttAAAGTgtgtattaaatttattaaatttttataaatgaatattAACATTTTCCGTGCATCACAAAGTTGGCAACTAGTAGACCTTAAATGGAATTCTTTTTCTTGGTAAATTTTACTCACAGCCAAGGAACTTGAACCCTTGCCTCACTCACCACCCCATTTGACCAAAAGAGCCGGCAACTTAAAAAATTGGATTATAGTTTAGTTATTACAGTTTTTCGCACCAAGGTAATTACGAGGGAGTGCTAAGGTTATTCCATTTTGGCCCTTGAAGGCGGTGGCTATAGCCAATATAATACTGAACAAGTATATCAGTACAGattaaggagaaagagataTCCACGATGAGGATTGAGATCAGGTGCAATATTCTAACCCTAATTAAAACTGTTTTTTCatctttcaatttcaactattaaattaaatatatataataaaaaaaaaagtaaaaaacttaaatttaaaaagttaaaaatgtaaaaaaaattgtgagagaaaGTGAGTTAATTGCATAAGTATAAGGAATTGCACCTAATTTCAATCCACGATGAGATTGTGCAAACCAAGACATTGACAGTCATTTAATGACAAGTTAATGAGGTGAGGTGATTCAATGGTAACAGAGGTCTAGAACAATCAACTTAATTGCAAAGTTGACACATTTCTCTCGCATTCAATAACCCTTAGTTGGATCTTCACTGTATGGTAGTAAGATCAGAGTATGGTGATGCTATTAAACATTGCATGTTATCTCTTACGTGTATGTCTCAAAGAGGGTCTATAGACtattttaagagagagagaaagagagagagagagagagagagagatttataaATTAAGGAGCTATGAAGAGCAAGGCAAAAGCAATATTTTAGATTGAAGAGATGGAGATGAAGCAGCAGCATTCTCAGCTAGCTCTTGTTTCAATGGTGCTGCAGCTGCTGCTGATATTATGGTTGGTGATTTCGCCTGTGGTGGCTTGTCCAACATACGGCAGAGATTGCAAAAGCTGCATTAGAAACGAGTTGAAGTTCAGTTGCCCACCCTGTGCTCCTATTCTGCGCTGCATGGCACGGTGCTTGTGGGGTGGTAACTCGAGGTACGATTGTGTAAAGAGGTGTGATTGCAACACTGGGTACCCAACTCTCGCTGATTGCAAGAGATGCATGTTGAAGTGCAAGTGCAGCTGTATGGGTTAAATGAGTTTCAACTTTCAGTCGAAGTGTTTGTGATTTCACTAGTCTCTACTTTAGATGTATGACCATCCTATAATCCTATATGTTGAAAAGATCCTTTCGTAGTAGCATTTCAATTTCAATGTATCCTCTTGCCCATAGTCTAATGACAAATAGATGCAATTATCCTAGCATCTGAACAAGCTGACACAAATCTTCTTATgtgttttttagaatatttttcagCCCAAAGGATCTTTTCCAGCTTGTTTGAAATGGAGATGGTCTACATTTTCCCTCCAATAAAACAATAAGAGGACAATCAATCCAAAAGAAGATTTTTAGTAtctcataaatttaaaagtgaATATAGTATCCTTATATGCTTAATATCTTTACTACATGTTATTTGTATTAGATTACTTCTACTCTTTTTCAGGTAGTTTCATTCATCTAACTTTACAACATTTCCCATTCATTATCTGGATCTGGATGTCCTTGTCCATCTTGCTATAGGTGTTCTCAATCAGACTCAGTCTTCCATCCATTGCATTGAAACACTGGACGAAACGCTCGACTAACATGTGGTCATTTGTAGAAGCCaagagagggtttggatagCACGTCTGCGTCTGCGTCTGCGTCCAGCTttctggcttttttttttttaagaccagcgcttagtgcactgttcatgggacatgaacagtgcactaaggcatatgaacagtaaaaaaagagtaaacagtaattttttatacatttaaaaattattttgctacagtattttcagttttcaattttcagcaataagttctatccaaactgACCCTAAATCCTTATctcaactaaccacctatgcgTTACAggttttaaattatatatataatattatcgGTACCCGCACCCACCGCAGGAGAGCCTCTCTTTACCGTGTATCTATTATAGAGTGAGAGGGTCGGCAGTCTATTTTAGGCTCTGGCACCAAAAGGGGGCGGAAGGGAGGCGGTTAAGACCAGCCAAGTATAAAAGTAATATCAAGGAGCTTAAAGTAGTAACAATGAAACTAGATTTCAATAACTGATTAAAGCTTAAAGTAGTTTCATTCAACAATTATCAAAGCTCctactaaaaaaaacaattatcaaagTTGCAACATCCATGTTTTTAGGTGGTGATGTCTAAACTCTATCCCCAGCAATCTTACATGACAATTGACACCCACAGTTGGGAGTGATGGATAGAGTCCttgcataaaaataatttttaaaaaaataaaaattacgtGACATCACATATATACAcccttgtataaaaataaaaaattttaacattaaattGAATTCTCTTTATCTCGCTGAAACTGAAATGGAGGGAAGAATCCTTCTCCATGTCTAGAATGCACGGACACAGTGCACGGACACAGTTACAGTTACAGTAACGGTTTAGAATGCACGGACACAGTTACGGTTACAGTAACGGTTACAGTATAATACTGCGACACAAgcaatttatgaaaaattataacatgatacaCTCGATTATACATTCATCATAACCGTTCGGTAAAAGCATGCATTacatgtgagagtgagagtggaAGTGGATGCGTGTACATACTTTTGTGCATCTCGTCCTTCTACAAATGAAATCAGAGAACGAAAATTAGATTAGACTTTACACAatcaactacttttttttttttttgagctccACAATCAACTACTATTAAACTATacatacatattatatatatataggggtgTAAAGTCTGTACCGGAGCACAGAAGATCAGGGCCCACTAAGAAATCTCTGCAAGCAACGAAACCCCAAATGCTCAGCACAAAACCTCTCCATCTCATCACCTCCTCTTTCTCTACAAACCTCTTCCTCCATCCTCGCAACGACGTCGTCCCAATTCCTCACAAACCCGTATTCATAACAGTCGTCGTCGTCGTAAACCGTCTTTGCCTCCGAAACAGCGTCTAGTATTTCCTGCAACGCCACGATCCGACGGCTCACCTTCCTCCTCGCCTCCCTCACCGTCGGATCAACCCCGGGCACCGAGTCGAGCCTCAGTAGCAGACCCATCAGCGCCTCGTTCATCCTCAGCTTCTCCCGCTCGTTGCTGCGGATTGCGTCCACCGTTTCCTGCCGTTGGATTAAGCGTTCGAGGTGGTCGGCTTCGGAGCTGACGGCTGAGATCTTTTTGTACAGGGTGCGGATCATGTGGGCCCGGTAAGCGGCCTGGATCTTAGTGGCGGAGTTGGATTCGGATCGTAATTGGGGTGTTTTGGGAGAGAACTGGATGGGAATTTCGGTGGAGTTGGGTTTGGGTGGAGGGGTAGAGTGGTCATTATGGAAAGTGTATGCGACTGTGGTGGAAGAGGAAGAGTAGAAGCTAGCTCTGCGAGAGGTTTTCATttgagagagggaaaaaaaaaaaaaagagtgactgtctgagtgagaaaaaaatgtgttttgggtttaggagtttagcttattttattttggctttaatttgctttcttttcttttctttttttttcttctttttatagaGCTTTAAACTTGTGGGGTCTGCAACTCATGATGTCTTTGTCATCCGatcaaaattaattgatttttaatgtTGGTAAAAATTAttcctcaaatttttattcaattattagaATGATAGAGCTAAGAAACGAGGTAAATTTGCTACTTGTAACTGTAGGGATGCTTCTTGAATGGTCTTGGCGCCATGGAATGAGCATGGGTGGTGTGTGACTTGTGAGGCATTTGAGCAATTTTTTAGTGTGACAACCGTCCGTTTCGATAGGGGACCCAACGTCTCATTTTTTGATTGATTGGACTAGCTTTTGACACAGGCGGGGCCCACCCTTTGTTGGCCGAAAAGGCTAAAATCCCGTTACCATTTTTTGGATTATTAGGCATTAGAGTAGAGGCCTACCACACATTATGGCAGCATTTGAAATCTCAAATGGTTTTCAAATTCGTTTCCCTATTTACCTGCTCCTTTAATGGGAAagctgaagaaaaaaaacaaagcgaAATTGCACTTCTAAAATCTCCTAACTACGTCAAATTGGTGTCCAGGAGTTTATGGTGGTTAAATAATgttgttttattaatattatttgtattttttaaaaatatgtgtaagtaaaaaatatttgtaaatacgtgtaattttttaaaacttttatgaGGATAAGGCAAAAAATGGTGCTCCGACTTAGATGAATGCTTAGATTTTTACcaatttagagcatttacaataaaaatactaaaataaaataactcaaaaagttatttttgaGTCTTAACCACACAAAAAACCCTTACAACAAAGTTGCTAtagctaaaatattttttgttatattttaccTTCATGCTATAGTGAGCTGTTATCAATAACAGCTCACAATAGCACGAAGATAAACataaaaatcacttttttatttcctCCCAATGGCTTTTTAATTCTCAAGTTTGTTCtatcttctctctcctctctcacttctctctctctctctctctctctctctctctctctctctctctctctcctgtgCCTTGTGGTTGTCTCTCCCCTGTACCTTGTGGTTGTGCTCTAATGGTTTGGTGGGTTTCATGTGGGTTTGATTTTGTGAGGTCTGATTTGGTGATGTAGGTTTCATGTGTGACCTGATTTGATGATCTAATGATCTAATTTGGGGGTTTCATGTGTGATGTTGGTCTGATTTGGTGGGTTTCTTGcgattctaattttgttttgccTCGGTGGCTTGATTTGATGGGTCTCGTCAACAACGGGTTCAAACTCGACGGGACGGCAAGGCGGCCAGacttgatttgggtttttggtaatttggagagaaattttttGATGAGTATTGATAGGGGATAAAACCAACGTGACGGTACCGTCACGAAATCACTACGATGGTGTGACGGGTTATATGACCATGGTGGACGGATGCATAGTGGACGGATGCACATAATTTCTCCCGTCGTTCTCCGGGCTACCTCAAATCACACTATAtgattagggctgacgtggccttGATTGTAATTCACGCCAATGTATATATGAAgaattcttgcgctacacgttaaGCCTTGATTGAAGAttcatataaggaaaagaactctaagagaGACAAAATTCCACAAgtcactctcctagaaggaaaggattTCTTGACCAAGGCGAGAATCTCGGCCCTAcgctactatatatactccaaaaccctcacaaagcaaggtacgcacaatattcttaactctggcattctagggttgaagaaacaagattctaacttgaccttcggagggtttttggccggcaccacaccggtgctctcttttaggttctctattttctttttgcaggtattgctttggtttgaggagtgcttgcaactcactggtgattttttcggcatcatcagttggcgccgtctgtggggacaGAAAATCTTTCGATTACTTCAGcctcgctctattcctgagacaaagagttgcatggtactcacttgatcgatggcaacaaacaacaaccaaggcgacgaaccgcacgccacagctctagagaggcaggtccaaacgcttgcggcggcggttgagcgcctcaccaagcagaatcacGATTTGGAAGAACAATTGCGACAAAGGACCGCACACCCaagtgcaccagaggaagaccaggagggcGCTAGTCCAGAAGGAAGGAACGCAGAAAGACCTGAGGGCAACAACGCTCcaactagacccgagcgacaagaaaccaatcgaCCATCTGTCTCAGACACtttgccgactcacatagccgccgaaatgcaggagatgagggaacgcatggatgtgatgatgaacgcccttagagggcgggtatccagcaacctggacgacctagtccatagaacggattcgcctttcacagcgttggtgaattcatgccccgttcctccaaagtttcgcatgccccatgtggaaaactacgacggatctaaagacccggtggatcacctggagtctttca
The sequence above is drawn from the Castanea sativa cultivar Marrone di Chiusa Pesio chromosome 5, ASM4071231v1 genome and encodes:
- the LOC142635633 gene encoding uncharacterized protein LOC142635633 encodes the protein MEMKQQHSQLALVSMVLQLLLILWLVISPVVACPTYGRDCKSCIRNELKFSCPPCAPILRCMARCLWGGNSRYDCVKRCDCNTGYPTLADCKRCMLKCKCSCMG
- the LOC142634163 gene encoding BAG family molecular chaperone regulator 5, mitochondrial; translated protein: MKTSRRASFYSSSSTTVAYTFHNDHSTPPPKPNSTEIPIQFSPKTPQLRSESNSATKIQAAYRAHMIRTLYKKISAVSSEADHLERLIQRQETVDAIRSNEREKLRMNEALMGLLLRLDSVPGVDPTVREARRKVSRRIVALQEILDAVSEAKTVYDDDDCYEYGFVRNWDDVVARMEEEVCRERGGDEMERFCAEHLGFRCLQRFLSGP